The region TACAATGTAATTACAAACTACAGGAACCGACCCAAAAAAAAGAATCTGACTTACTGACTAACATAAGATATCGAGGTGAATTCTTCGTCATGACTGTGCACGTGAGCTTATCGATCGCGAGTTGAGTGCTTGAGACCATTTTACTTGGTGATGCCTTTTGTATTTgtcttattgttattgttatgttacttttttggcattctttctttgttttatacttCGCCTGATACTATTACTGATGAAGTGTGAAACTTCCTTGTTTAACTTCACATAATCCCTGTGAGCCTTCTTCATTTAGTTATGATGGCACTATAATTTCTGTTCCCATGTCACTTCTGGCACAGTATAAGAAGTTGTTAGTGGTGGTGACCATCTGTTGTTCTCATCCTTATATTTCAAAGTCCAACTTGAACTTTTCGCGGAAGCATGGACAATTGAACAGTTAATAATCTAAGGGCCAATTTATAGGCTGAGACTAAGTGATAAGACGTATCCCTACCTTCTTCTTCTATAATGATCATTTCTATGTTAGGAAGCATCGCATTCCTTTTAGAGTAGAAAGAAAGCTCCAGAACAGCGGAAGAAGTCGTCTTTAGCGTCTTTCCGTTGTAATCGCTGGTGATTCTACTTAGCATAGTCTCGTTTGATTTGCTTCCATCCGTAACGTTGAGTTCAAATTTACTTCCTGAAATTAGTCGAAAATGTACGGATAGACCTCCGTCTGACTGAGCTAGGAAAATCTgagattaaaaagaaaaaaaaaccaagacaGTGAAAACACTGTTTGGCAAACTAATGTTGTCACCTTATAACATATAGATAACGGAGTTTTTGATGCGATAAAAAATTGTTAAGCAAACGAGAAAATAGTAGAATGATATTGCTTTTCCCTTGCGTCATATACTGGGACGAGATATCAAAGCTAGTGTTTACCGACGTTATGCTATAATGATTCACTAAATTCTGTAGGATGTATTTCACGTTGGTAATGTTTTCAGTTGTATACTGGACCTGATTTATCTtgatgggaggggggggggggaagggagggaggaAACTGGCAGGGGGGGGTGGCACAAAGTTAAACATTGATGACgtttttaagatttcagatGGCCAACACCCTTCTCCTGTTCGTTTCGGAAAGCATACTTTGACGCTTTTATGTTTTGATTTGGTATTGCCAGTCATTTTAGAAACTAtctttggcaatttttttttgacataaTACCTTATGTAACAAAGACAGTAAAGCCTAGTTTACAAGCACGATGCAAGCAGGAGCACAAGCAACATACGCAGACGCAGTAACGTTTTGATAATTCGCATCTTTCATTAGAACAAAAGGCATTATATAACAACAAGTTAATGCACCTGCGTATGTTGCTtatccttgtgcttgcgtcgcacgtgtaaaccagccttaacAGCTATCAACAAGCTTAAAGGCCTAAAATGATGCATTTCCGACGAGCTTCTCACCTGTCAATCAAATGATCAGTCATGTACCACCTCagtccctcccccacccccataACTCAGAAACGACAAAAGTACAGATTAGGAAAAACAGAGATCTTCAATGCCCTCACCCAGGCGAAGTAGGGAGGGGATCAAAGAAACATTGCTGTGGACGTCCCCGCTCAAAGATTTTTGTGTCTCTATTGTattgcatttttcatttctttctcttTGGTTCTTTTTTGTCATTTGTAAGTATGCAGGTTACCTTACTGCagttattttctgttgaattcCTTGACACTTTCAGAACCAAAGGAAAGGAAGCCTCTTTTGGAGTAACTGAGCAAAACTCCACTGCATCTACAATCTGATTGTAAACAAACCCATCTCCATGTTTTGTATTCTCTACGGAGACATTATCCATAACTATAGATGCCCCAGGACTTGTTATATTTACGCCAACAAAATCACATCTTGAAATTGAGAGATTAACGAGTTTTACAGGTTGCTTGAGATCCGTGAGGAGCAAGCCGGTAAAACCATCTTTAACCACAACGTTACTCAAGGCTGGAGCGCTTTTGCTTGCTTTGATGCCTTCAAAGGCATTCATTATCTCTACGTGTTCCAATGATGAGTTGCCATCCTTCTTGGAGGAATTCAAAGGTGAGAAGTAAATGCCACTCCAGTAAAGACTCTCCTTCAGCAAAGGAACTAAGGTTTCGCATTCTAAGCCAACGTCATAGTTATGTGCTGGggaaaaatacaaaatttattGTTACATAAATGAAAGAATACCTGCTGTGACTGCATGGCTGCGGATTAGGCAGTTTTTGCGGCTCTGACTGTGGCTTTGGCCCTTACTATTCCTGCGAGATGGTCAGAAATATAAAGCGATACGTGTAATAGGGTATATTTATCTCATTTAAATGAGAAAAAGTAGCCAGATATGGGAACAAATGGTGTATTCAATAATTAAAGGGAAACTTACAGCATCCTGTTTGGCCAATACCGCTGTAGCTGCATTGCCAAAGGCTCTCTTCGTTTCCACTACAATGTACATTGTGTACCCAGATTGGGCCACTTTGACCACTGTACCGATATGACTTGCTACCGCGAAGAAAGCCCAGGTGTCTACAAGCGACGTCAATGTTTTTGCTGCTCCAAAAGTGGTGGTAGTAGCGTCTTTCGCAAACTGTTCCCCATTGTCCATTCCACTCAAGCTCCAAACGACCGTTATTGTATGAGGTTCCATCAACCAGTCTTATTCCAGGGTTGTATAACTTTGTGCTATTACAAAATTTGGTTTCGTTACAAGGGATGGTTCGAAAAGAGATTTTCTGTGAATATGTTCCTTTGGC is a window of Montipora capricornis isolate CH-2021 chromosome 13, ASM3666992v2, whole genome shotgun sequence DNA encoding:
- the LOC138030625 gene encoding protein bark beetle-like — its product is MKMKLWAVTLFLLTLDSVVAGNPFYEVNGTINGFQTLTRANSPYLVTSDLVITQNSTLTMEAGTEVAVVPNVRINVHGTLLAKGTYSQKISFRTIPCNETKFCNSTKLYNPGIRLVDGTSYNNGRLELEWNGQWGTVCERRYYHHFWSSKNIDVACRHLGFLRGSKSYRYSGQSGPIWVHNVHCSGNEESLWQCSYSGIGQTGCSHNYDVGLECETLVPLLKESLYWSGIYFSPLNSSKKDGNSSLEHVEIMNAFEGIKASKSAPALSNVVVKDGFTGLLLTDLKQPVKLVNLSISRCDFVGVNITSPGASIVMDNVSVENTKHGDGFVYNQIVDAVEFCSVTPKEASFPLVLKVSRNSTENNCSKIFLAQSDGGLSVHFRLISGSKFELNVTDGSKSNETMLSRITSDYNGKTLKTTSSAVLELSFYSKRNAMLPNIEMIIIEEEDLPLSLFVSKSKFVNNFKDGFTIYNLVGRSQIIDTLVTKSGGSGLHILETHGKLDVVSSVFLSNLKHGVHIEKISGMAELVKVNSSRNQESGIVFESGSISLLMPESFIQKNADSGLIISNQLNSTINISYVNCDGNRRQYGIYMVNFDENCNVHLANVVSTENRGNNGGYFRRINAINLSIASSSFNGNGWHEMVTLAFIFILVKLTST